From Serinicoccus profundi, the proteins below share one genomic window:
- a CDS encoding aminoglycoside phosphotransferase family protein, with translation MVDPAFPAPRPAAPDAGLVTRLLREQVAGLAHLPVAASDTSGSSNWVFRLGDTMAVRMPRTDGYAADLRNELRWLPHVACGLPVPVPTVVAVGQPTPFFPRPWSVVSWVEGDLPLELDEAQQRQLALTLGAALQSLHAIETDGAPAGAEHWGYRCGEPVTGTIDGWADQAAAALADLFDPGAVREAWRRLREVPAATRPPGLVHTDVSSENVLTSPDGRLAGLIDFGGAGVGDPSVDLLYAWSMFDPPARDLFRASAGADDATWCRARAWAFVGPGLLTLHHYRTSMPTRTERLTRMVEAVAGEVGVRLR, from the coding sequence ATGGTGGATCCAGCCTTCCCTGCACCGCGCCCGGCGGCGCCTGACGCCGGCCTGGTCACCCGCCTGCTGCGGGAGCAGGTCGCCGGGCTGGCACACCTCCCCGTGGCCGCGAGTGACACCTCCGGGAGCAGCAACTGGGTCTTCCGCCTGGGGGACACGATGGCTGTGCGGATGCCGCGCACGGACGGGTATGCCGCGGACCTGCGCAACGAGCTGCGGTGGCTGCCGCATGTGGCATGCGGGTTGCCGGTCCCGGTGCCGACCGTCGTGGCGGTCGGGCAGCCCACGCCATTCTTTCCTCGCCCTTGGAGCGTCGTCTCGTGGGTGGAGGGGGATCTCCCGCTCGAGCTCGACGAGGCGCAGCAGCGACAGCTCGCCCTGACCCTCGGAGCGGCTCTCCAGAGCCTCCACGCGATCGAGACCGACGGAGCCCCGGCCGGTGCGGAGCACTGGGGCTATCGCTGCGGCGAGCCGGTCACCGGGACGATCGACGGGTGGGCCGACCAGGCTGCGGCCGCGCTGGCAGACCTCTTCGATCCCGGAGCGGTGCGCGAGGCGTGGCGGCGCCTGCGGGAGGTCCCTGCCGCGACGCGACCACCCGGCCTGGTGCATACCGACGTCTCGTCGGAGAACGTCCTGACCAGCCCCGACGGTCGCCTGGCAGGGCTCATCGACTTCGGTGGCGCCGGAGTGGGCGACCCGTCCGTGGACCTCCTCTATGCCTGGAGCATGTTCGACCCCCCGGCGCGGGACCTCTTCCGCGCGTCCGCGGGGGCGGACGACGCGACCTGGTGTCGAGCGCGCGCCTGGGCCTTCGTCGGCCCGGGCCTGCTCACGCTGCACCACTACCGCACCTCCATGCCCACCCGGACCGAGCGCCTCACCCGCATGGTCGAGGCTGTCGCCGGCGAGGTCGGGGTGCGGCTCCGGTGA
- a CDS encoding DUF4062 domain-containing protein yields the protein MFQQPSENESATRRWTRLEVLRYAALTIAITVGVWLFETVAGLVIAMAGFVLVYLAAPFLAYPVEAMRYYRTRALLASYVTSLKAGYGVGIDLGPEAEQRSLALAGRVKPFRVFISSTFNDMLKERDILAQEVFPRLAVECERRGALWAPIDLRWGITELQQNAGEVVDICLTAVERCHPNTIGILGGRYGTVLALDGKNSGRLPEWVGEGRDLSITHLELRHAIGLKGQVVKVFSLDRDPASDGDAASLSSLRRELEQSADVVTEVESAESLAALVHEHLLDRLDREVPAGTDHRLLREISAHVVQEQLLISRPLLNEEVLLETQHWHDVEKVVALLGPPGSGRSTLMARWGSRWRETHPDDIVILRFVGLTEESQTWAGLLRSIMAELSLRTGQSIDLPQADGELAVLAAFRTREIQRQQRVVLGIDGIERIFAPSELERLMMMGLGWLPQQSPATTIKYIPMVVTAADQPTTYAYDTATVRVPPLGTEDRRTLVESSLASAGRTLLAKEVEAIVNHPQTKDPAFLGLLLDELHKVGSHTRLAHRLSTLLRATSTAQLLGDVLARVTSDVRPEAAADATAVLTLLSGSETGYTEAEVLGIVRQLIPAFDQASLELLRWRLASLIVEIQGHLQLRTAYRHDARSLLRVGGLQAETRAAVLRWFSHPDRILTGRAVREAWQEADKPDVSMLHNIALRPGGLRALQSALGSGYRQALALLADRTSQSAVDLLDSTVGPVQTKPADLSALAKAYIDIGEVERAAARLPDLSHCVVEDRVVRDEVLHVRGRLGVRGTISLEPSEWDLLLTEGLRERSDKVYLALTGMGAMSIRRGAFFWGHKYFKQAADLAFRTGNMSWIALAGLNAAISSTEGVADPLRTELGSLLHSGFDRLASMGFNTGDLNLILEGLCRRGVAELALDHAHEARETFRAVTESARDIGHEGFVALGELGEAVAAQALGNPRMVRDLERQYGVQATSLHKALEQRALSLLG from the coding sequence GTGTTCCAGCAGCCATCTGAAAACGAGTCGGCAACACGCCGCTGGACCAGGCTAGAGGTCCTGAGGTATGCCGCGCTCACCATCGCAATAACGGTCGGCGTTTGGCTTTTCGAGACCGTCGCAGGACTTGTGATAGCCATGGCTGGCTTCGTTCTCGTCTACCTAGCTGCTCCATTCCTGGCCTACCCAGTAGAGGCCATGCGGTACTACCGCACTCGAGCCCTTCTTGCGTCCTACGTCACGTCGCTGAAGGCAGGGTATGGAGTGGGTATTGACCTCGGCCCAGAGGCGGAGCAGCGCTCGTTGGCGCTTGCCGGGCGGGTCAAGCCATTCCGCGTGTTCATTTCCTCCACCTTCAACGATATGCTCAAGGAACGCGACATCCTTGCTCAGGAAGTGTTCCCTCGACTCGCAGTTGAGTGCGAGCGTCGGGGTGCCCTGTGGGCTCCCATCGACCTTCGCTGGGGCATCACGGAGTTGCAACAAAATGCCGGCGAGGTGGTCGACATCTGTCTGACCGCTGTCGAGCGGTGCCACCCCAACACGATTGGCATCCTTGGAGGTCGTTATGGCACCGTATTGGCTCTTGACGGGAAAAACTCAGGGCGGCTTCCTGAGTGGGTAGGTGAAGGCCGGGATCTTTCGATTACACATCTCGAATTGCGACATGCTATAGGCCTAAAGGGCCAGGTGGTCAAAGTATTCTCCCTAGACCGTGACCCAGCCAGTGACGGGGATGCCGCGAGTTTGTCGAGTTTGCGGCGAGAACTCGAGCAATCGGCTGACGTAGTCACCGAAGTCGAATCGGCAGAGAGTTTGGCTGCTCTAGTCCACGAACACCTGCTCGACCGACTCGATAGAGAGGTGCCAGCAGGCACCGACCACAGGCTCCTGCGTGAGATTTCTGCGCATGTGGTCCAAGAGCAGTTGCTCATTAGCCGTCCTCTTTTAAACGAAGAAGTTCTGCTTGAGACCCAGCATTGGCACGACGTTGAGAAAGTCGTCGCCCTTCTTGGACCACCCGGAAGCGGTCGCTCAACGCTGATGGCGAGGTGGGGTAGCCGTTGGCGGGAGACCCATCCTGATGACATCGTCATCCTGCGGTTCGTGGGCTTGACGGAAGAGTCTCAGACCTGGGCCGGCTTGCTTCGAAGCATCATGGCTGAACTTTCGCTGCGAACGGGACAGTCGATCGATCTCCCACAGGCTGATGGCGAGCTGGCTGTGCTAGCGGCCTTCCGGACGCGAGAGATCCAGCGACAACAGCGGGTCGTCCTGGGGATAGACGGCATTGAGCGAATCTTTGCGCCTAGCGAGCTGGAACGCCTCATGATGATGGGACTGGGGTGGCTCCCGCAACAGAGCCCTGCGACGACGATCAAGTACATTCCCATGGTGGTGACTGCGGCCGACCAGCCAACTACCTACGCGTACGACACAGCGACCGTTCGGGTGCCGCCGCTCGGCACGGAGGACCGCCGCACCCTCGTGGAGTCCAGCCTGGCGAGCGCGGGCCGGACGCTGCTGGCCAAGGAGGTAGAGGCCATAGTCAATCACCCGCAGACCAAGGACCCAGCCTTCCTCGGACTCTTGCTGGACGAGCTGCATAAAGTTGGCTCCCACACACGATTGGCCCACCGGCTCAGCACCTTGCTGCGAGCGACTTCGACCGCGCAACTCCTGGGTGACGTTCTCGCCCGAGTCACGTCCGATGTCAGGCCAGAAGCTGCGGCCGATGCAACTGCTGTCCTGACTCTTTTAAGCGGGTCTGAGACCGGTTATACGGAAGCAGAAGTCCTTGGTATTGTCCGGCAACTCATCCCTGCCTTTGACCAGGCATCTCTTGAACTACTGCGGTGGCGCTTGGCGAGCCTCATCGTCGAGATTCAGGGCCATCTCCAACTGAGGACGGCATACCGTCACGACGCGCGGTCACTACTTCGTGTGGGTGGACTCCAGGCCGAGACTCGCGCTGCCGTTCTCAGATGGTTTAGCCACCCAGACCGGATCCTCACCGGCAGGGCCGTACGAGAGGCCTGGCAGGAGGCCGACAAGCCGGACGTTTCCATGCTGCACAACATCGCACTTAGGCCTGGCGGGTTGCGGGCGCTGCAGTCCGCTCTCGGGTCGGGCTACCGGCAGGCTCTCGCCTTGCTTGCCGACCGTACCTCACAGAGCGCTGTGGACCTACTAGACTCGACGGTTGGCCCCGTGCAGACGAAACCCGCAGATTTGTCTGCACTGGCTAAGGCCTATATCGACATCGGCGAGGTCGAGCGAGCAGCTGCTCGGCTCCCAGACTTGAGTCACTGCGTCGTTGAGGACAGGGTGGTACGCGACGAAGTCCTGCACGTGCGGGGTCGCCTTGGTGTAAGGGGCACGATATCGCTTGAACCCAGTGAGTGGGACCTGCTGCTTACAGAGGGACTCCGTGAGCGCTCCGATAAAGTGTATCTCGCCCTTACGGGGATGGGGGCCATGAGCATTCGTCGAGGTGCCTTCTTCTGGGGCCACAAATACTTCAAGCAGGCTGCGGATCTAGCCTTCAGAACAGGCAATATGTCCTGGATCGCGCTGGCCGGCTTGAACGCGGCCATCTCTTCTACGGAGGGAGTGGCCGACCCCCTGCGAACGGAGCTTGGGTCCCTCCTCCATAGTGGCTTCGACCGTCTTGCCTCGATGGGGTTCAACACGGGAGACCTGAACCTGATCCTGGAGGGTCTTTGCCGCCGAGGGGTTGCTGAACTTGCTCTGGATCACGCTCACGAGGCCCGGGAGACGTTTCGGGCCGTCACGGAGAGCGCGCGAGATATTGGCCACGAGGGGTTTGTTGCACTGGGCGAACTCGGGGAAGCGGTTGCAGCCCAGGCACTTGGTAACCCCCGGATGGTGCGTGACCTCGAGCGGCAATACGGTGTGCAGGCTACCAGCCTCCACAAGGCACTGGAGCAACGTGCTCTGAGCTTGCTTGGCTGA
- a CDS encoding caspase family protein, with product MLRRALVVGIDNYLRFKNLGGCVNDAHALTPLLARNEDDSPNFDVRTLTASVGGAELVGRDALLDALDTLFGPGVDMSLLYFAGHGAPIRDNGDVTLVTSDGTNGTPGVRFSEVLELVNGCAQEVTVVLDCCFAGAAGSLPAAMSPAAVLRQGVSLLTASRADQTSAETLDGRGQFSAYLEGALEGGAADVLGHVTVAGLYAYLSEAFGAWDQRPMFKANVDRLQDIRRCDPSVPLATLRKLSEWFPGPEDIFPLDPSYEPDKSQSGLPPHLDNETVFKQLQRCASSKLVEPVGAEHMYFAAMQSEGCRLTPLGRHYRHLAEGGRF from the coding sequence GTGCTGCGCCGCGCCCTCGTTGTTGGTATAGATAACTACTTGAGATTCAAGAACCTTGGCGGGTGCGTCAACGATGCCCATGCCCTAACACCGTTGCTGGCCCGAAACGAGGACGACTCTCCAAACTTTGACGTACGGACTCTAACCGCATCCGTTGGTGGCGCGGAGCTCGTGGGCCGAGACGCGCTTCTCGATGCGCTCGACACGTTGTTTGGCCCAGGCGTAGACATGTCGCTTCTGTACTTCGCAGGCCATGGAGCGCCAATCCGCGACAATGGGGATGTGACCCTGGTCACTTCTGACGGAACGAACGGCACGCCGGGTGTTCGCTTCAGTGAAGTCTTGGAACTGGTTAACGGCTGCGCTCAAGAAGTCACTGTGGTCCTGGACTGCTGCTTCGCAGGTGCCGCGGGCAGCCTTCCTGCTGCAATGAGTCCTGCTGCTGTTCTGCGCCAGGGCGTCTCCCTCCTGACCGCCAGCCGGGCAGACCAAACCTCAGCGGAGACACTGGATGGGCGGGGACAGTTCTCCGCCTACCTCGAGGGAGCCTTGGAGGGCGGAGCGGCCGACGTGTTGGGTCACGTAACTGTTGCCGGCCTCTACGCGTACCTTTCAGAGGCGTTTGGGGCATGGGACCAACGACCCATGTTCAAAGCCAACGTAGACCGGCTTCAGGACATCCGGCGGTGCGATCCATCTGTCCCATTAGCTACGCTACGAAAACTGTCAGAGTGGTTTCCTGGTCCTGAAGACATCTTTCCACTGGACCCGAGTTACGAGCCAGACAAGAGTCAGTCCGGACTGCCTCCGCACCTGGACAATGAAACGGTCTTCAAACAACTGCAAAGGTGTGCCTCGTCGAAATTGGTCGAACCTGTAGGGGCTGAGCACATGTACTTCGCGGCTATGCAGAGCGAAGGGTGTCGCCTGACGCCACTGGGTCGGCACTACCGCCATTTAGCCGAAGGGGGTCGCTTTTGA
- a CDS encoding TIR domain-containing protein produces MADKIVFIAFAKEDERTRDLFVGQRKLGTTPYDWTDMSVKKPYDEEWKERVRTRIRRSNGVIALISSSTPQATGELWEIECAREEGKPLLGIWIEKGYRTKPTAMGSAPCKEWTWENVGNFIDGL; encoded by the coding sequence ATGGCTGACAAGATTGTCTTTATCGCCTTCGCTAAGGAGGACGAGAGGACTCGAGACCTGTTCGTTGGGCAGCGAAAGTTGGGCACAACGCCCTATGACTGGACCGACATGAGCGTCAAGAAGCCCTACGATGAGGAGTGGAAGGAGCGCGTTCGCACTCGCATCCGCCGCTCCAATGGCGTGATCGCACTCATTAGCAGCAGCACGCCGCAGGCAACCGGGGAGCTGTGGGAAATCGAGTGCGCCCGCGAGGAGGGCAAGCCACTGCTTGGCATCTGGATCGAGAAGGGCTACAGGACCAAGCCTACTGCGATGGGTTCAGCCCCCTGTAAAGAATGGACTTGGGAGAACGTCGGCAATTTCATCGACGGACTGTGA